The proteins below come from a single Demetria terragena DSM 11295 genomic window:
- the metK gene encoding methionine adenosyltransferase encodes MARLFTSESVTEGHPDKICDQISDAILDAMLAQDPQSRVAVETMVTTGLAHVAGEVRTKSYAPIAQIVRDTISEIGYDSSTKGYDGTTCGVSVSIGQQSPDIAQGVDEGHENRVGGGKDPLDAQGAGDQGLMFGYACDDTAELMPLPIYLAHRFAERLTQVRKDGTLPYLRPDGKTQVTIAYEGEKALKLDTVVLSTQHAEDINLDSMLSPDIEQHVLTPVLEDLAASGNDLDVSDYRKLINPTGKFVIGGPMGDAGLTGRKIIVDTYGGMARHGGGAFSGKDPSKVDRSAAYTMRWVAKNVVAAGLAKRCEAQVAYAIGKAQPVGLYVECFGTETAPLESIQKAITEVFDLRPAALIHELDLLRPIYKPTAAYGHFGRTSAEGVDNAFTWERTDKVDALQRAVRG; translated from the coding sequence GTGGCACGCCTTTTTACGTCAGAATCGGTCACCGAGGGCCATCCCGACAAGATCTGCGACCAGATCAGCGACGCGATCCTGGACGCGATGCTCGCCCAGGACCCGCAGTCGCGGGTGGCGGTCGAGACCATGGTCACCACCGGCCTTGCGCACGTTGCTGGCGAAGTGCGGACGAAGTCCTATGCGCCGATCGCGCAGATTGTGCGCGACACCATCAGCGAGATCGGTTATGACTCCTCGACAAAGGGATATGACGGCACCACGTGTGGCGTGTCCGTCTCGATCGGCCAGCAGTCGCCCGATATTGCCCAAGGTGTCGACGAGGGCCACGAGAATCGGGTCGGGGGTGGCAAGGACCCGCTCGATGCGCAGGGAGCTGGCGACCAGGGCCTGATGTTCGGGTATGCCTGTGACGACACCGCTGAACTCATGCCGCTACCCATCTACTTGGCGCACCGCTTCGCCGAGCGGCTGACGCAGGTCCGCAAAGACGGAACGCTGCCGTACCTGCGTCCCGACGGCAAGACCCAAGTCACGATCGCCTATGAAGGTGAGAAGGCCCTCAAGCTGGACACCGTCGTGCTGTCGACCCAGCATGCTGAGGACATCAACCTCGATTCGATGCTCTCGCCGGACATCGAGCAGCACGTGTTGACGCCGGTCCTGGAAGACCTTGCTGCCAGCGGCAACGACCTGGACGTTTCTGACTACCGCAAACTCATCAATCCCACTGGCAAGTTCGTCATTGGTGGTCCCATGGGTGACGCGGGTCTGACCGGACGCAAGATCATTGTCGACACCTACGGCGGCATGGCCCGCCACGGTGGGGGTGCGTTCTCGGGTAAAGATCCCTCCAAGGTGGACCGCTCGGCGGCTTACACCATGCGCTGGGTCGCCAAAAATGTCGTCGCGGCCGGGTTGGCCAAGCGCTGCGAGGCGCAGGTGGCTTACGCAATTGGTAAGGCCCAGCCGGTCGGTCTGTACGTCGAGTGCTTCGGTACCGAGACCGCGCCGCTCGAGAGCATCCAGAAGGCCATCACCGAGGTCTTCGACCTTCGTCCGGCGGCCCTGATCCACGAGCTGGACCTCTTGCGACCCATCTATAAGCCGACGGCCGCCTATGGTCACTTCGGCCGTACGAGCGCCGAAGGTGTCGACAACGCCTTCACCTGGGAGCGCACCGACAAGGTCGACGCACTGCAGCGGGCCGTTCGCGGCTAG
- a CDS encoding RsmB/NOP family class I SAM-dependent RNA methyltransferase — translation MAERQGGYRNDRGRQRPDTRRNPHRERSAQRPADRRRESDAPRRVAYDLLRAVDRGAYANLELPKLLRAAGLRGRDASFATELSYGAIRMRGLYDPIIELAAGRPATQIDPPVLDTLRLGAHQLLSMRVKPHAAASETVALARTVNGAGAAGFVNAVLRRISERTREEWISEVTAGRDEDDALAVEYSHPAWMVRALRASLAESTTSDGPDATGELRELLAAHNEPAKVALVARPGLCDVEELVDAGATASELSPVGALMEAGDPGSIAAVRETRAAVQDEGSQLLGMVLATAPTTSSAPGEPERWLDLCAGPGGKAALLATLAQQQGAQLFANESSEHRADLIDQTLRAAVAAGIEVMVGVGDGRDLGAEEPAAYDRVLVDAPCTGLGALRRRPDARWRRTANDIADLTTLQEELLASAIEATRIGGLIAYTTCSPHVAETRVVVDAAARSGTVELIDARPYFVDAAGNQIKALGEGPTVQLWPHRHRTDGMYIALMRRTEKDQSA, via the coding sequence GTGGCTGAACGACAGGGTGGATACCGCAACGATCGCGGTCGCCAGCGACCCGACACCCGACGCAATCCACACCGCGAGCGCTCGGCGCAGCGACCAGCCGATCGACGCCGCGAGTCTGATGCGCCACGGCGGGTCGCGTACGACCTCTTGCGCGCCGTGGATCGCGGCGCCTACGCCAATCTCGAACTCCCTAAGTTGCTGCGAGCGGCTGGCCTGCGTGGTCGAGACGCATCCTTTGCCACCGAGTTGTCCTATGGGGCTATTCGGATGCGCGGACTCTATGACCCCATCATCGAACTAGCTGCCGGACGGCCCGCAACGCAAATCGATCCGCCGGTGCTCGACACCCTGCGCCTCGGAGCCCACCAGTTGTTGTCGATGCGCGTGAAGCCGCACGCGGCCGCCTCGGAGACCGTCGCCCTCGCACGAACGGTGAACGGTGCCGGTGCTGCGGGCTTCGTGAACGCGGTATTGCGCCGGATCAGCGAGCGAACCCGCGAGGAGTGGATTTCCGAGGTGACCGCAGGGAGGGACGAGGACGACGCGCTTGCCGTCGAGTACTCACACCCTGCGTGGATGGTGCGCGCCTTGCGCGCCTCGCTGGCCGAAAGCACGACCAGCGATGGGCCGGACGCTACGGGTGAGCTCCGGGAGTTGCTCGCGGCACACAACGAGCCGGCCAAGGTGGCCCTCGTGGCGCGTCCTGGGTTGTGTGATGTTGAGGAATTGGTCGATGCGGGTGCCACCGCCTCCGAGCTATCACCAGTCGGCGCTTTGATGGAGGCTGGCGACCCAGGTTCGATTGCTGCGGTCCGGGAGACCCGCGCTGCCGTTCAGGATGAGGGCTCCCAGTTGCTCGGCATGGTCTTGGCCACCGCGCCCACGACATCGAGCGCGCCGGGGGAGCCCGAGCGGTGGCTTGACCTGTGTGCTGGCCCGGGAGGCAAGGCCGCCTTGCTCGCGACCCTCGCGCAGCAGCAGGGTGCCCAACTTTTCGCCAATGAGTCCAGCGAGCATCGGGCCGATCTCATCGACCAAACGCTCCGCGCCGCCGTTGCTGCGGGTATCGAGGTCATGGTCGGAGTGGGTGATGGGCGTGACCTCGGAGCGGAAGAGCCCGCGGCCTACGACCGGGTACTCGTCGATGCACCGTGTACGGGTCTCGGGGCCTTGCGCAGGCGTCCCGACGCACGCTGGCGCCGGACCGCCAATGACATCGCCGATCTCACGACGCTCCAAGAGGAGCTCCTTGCTTCGGCGATTGAGGCGACCCGTATCGGCGGGCTGATCGCGTACACGACGTGTAGTCCACATGTGGCCGAGACGCGTGTTGTCGTCGACGCTGCCGCCCGGTCGGGAACGGTCGAGCTCATCGATGCGCGTCCATACTTCGTCGATGCGGCAGGCAACCAGATCAAGGCCCTTGGCGAGGGACCGACCGTTCAGTTGTGGCCACACCGTCACCGCACCGACGGGATGTACATCGCGCTGATGCGCCGCACCGAAAAGGACCAGTCAGCATGA
- the gmk gene encoding guanylate kinase, whose protein sequence is MAPATSTQPLVVLAGPTAVGKGTVAAYIRENYPEVWLSVSVTTRHPRPREVDGVHYHFISQEEFDRLDAEGGLLESAVVHGRASYGTPRQPVLDAIADGRLPLLEIDLQGARQVRQRMPDAHLVFLEPPSWEELVRRLVGRGTETEQERAIRLATAREELAAKSEFDRAIVNDDVRRAAEELVLWMRNPQRDES, encoded by the coding sequence ATGGCCCCCGCTACTTCTACCCAGCCGCTGGTTGTCCTCGCCGGCCCCACCGCAGTCGGCAAAGGCACCGTGGCGGCCTATATCCGGGAGAACTATCCCGAAGTCTGGCTCTCGGTGTCCGTGACCACCCGCCACCCACGACCGCGCGAGGTCGACGGGGTGCATTACCACTTCATCTCGCAAGAAGAGTTCGATCGACTCGACGCTGAGGGCGGACTGCTGGAGTCTGCTGTCGTGCACGGGCGTGCGTCATATGGAACACCCCGGCAACCAGTGCTCGACGCCATCGCCGACGGAAGGCTCCCGCTGCTAGAGATTGACCTCCAAGGTGCACGCCAGGTACGGCAGCGGATGCCCGATGCCCACCTGGTCTTTCTCGAGCCGCCTTCATGGGAAGAACTCGTCCGCCGACTGGTGGGTCGGGGCACCGAGACGGAGCAAGAACGCGCGATTCGATTGGCTACCGCCCGGGAAGAACTGGCGGCAAAATCCGAGTTCGACCGCGCCATAGTCAACGACGATGTTCGGCGAGCGGCCGAGGAACTCGTACTATGGATGCGCAACCCCCAACGCGACGAGAGTTGA
- a CDS encoding HAD family hydrolase, producing the protein MHRDRELSDDVLDDPTLAPSLVDAVVFDLGNVLIRWDPFRAIAAGVGEERARAFLNHASFDFAAWNHAQDAGRSWVDGEEAAIASHPDLADEIRAYRANFSASLVGPVDDTVAVLRDLHRAEVPLFALTNWSEELFPEAVARFDFLDLFHDIVVSGEEGVAKPDPEIFDVLEGRLRHLGGLEDSIFIDDSETNVLAAERLGMDAIHFTGPGHLREDLRARGLPLPA; encoded by the coding sequence ATGCACCGTGATCGCGAGTTGAGCGACGACGTACTCGATGACCCGACACTGGCACCGAGTCTTGTTGACGCCGTGGTGTTTGACCTTGGCAATGTGCTTATCCGCTGGGATCCCTTTCGCGCCATCGCCGCGGGTGTCGGCGAGGAGCGCGCGCGGGCGTTTCTCAACCATGCGAGCTTCGACTTCGCCGCGTGGAACCACGCCCAGGACGCGGGGCGCAGTTGGGTCGACGGCGAAGAGGCTGCGATCGCCTCCCATCCTGACTTGGCTGACGAAATCCGTGCCTACCGTGCCAACTTCAGCGCATCGCTGGTCGGTCCAGTGGATGACACCGTTGCCGTCTTGCGCGACCTCCATCGGGCCGAGGTGCCACTCTTTGCCCTGACGAACTGGTCAGAAGAACTCTTCCCGGAGGCGGTGGCGCGTTTCGATTTCCTCGACCTGTTCCACGACATCGTGGTGTCGGGGGAGGAAGGGGTCGCCAAACCCGATCCGGAGATCTTCGATGTGCTCGAAGGCCGGCTGCGACACCTTGGTGGCTTGGAAGACAGCATCTTCATCGATGACAGCGAGACCAACGTCCTGGCAGCAGAACGCCTCGGCATGGATGCCATCCATTTCACCGGACCGGGGCACCTGCGCGAGGATCTGCGCGCCCGTGGTCTTCCGTTACCTGCCTGA
- the coaBC gene encoding bifunctional phosphopantothenoylcysteine decarboxylase/phosphopantothenate--cysteine ligase CoaBC: MRIVLGVSGGIAAYKACLLLRRLSEQGHEVTVIPTEAALRFVGEPTWAALSGRPVQHDVWTSVHEVPHVRLGQSADLVIVAPATADLIAKAAHGLADDLLTNTLLTTQAPVVIAPAMHTEMWQHAATQANVATLRDRGLHVMDPASGRLTGSDTGPGRLAEPEDIEAFALAAVQESLGAGGASASSALDLAGTRVLVSAGGTREPLDPVRYLGNRSSGKQGHALAEDASRRGAQVTLVTTTDRPAPTGADVVGVETALEMRDAVLSRAADHDIVVMVAAVADFRPKARVDSKIKKTIGQDDAPTIELVRNPDILAELVQQRGEARFPILVGFAAETGDRDGGVLDHARAKLIRKGCDLLVANEVGDGVTFGQDTSTVHLLRLAHPDEVQTIGPADKDVVARAVWDVAVEMHSWS; this comes from the coding sequence ATGCGCATCGTTCTCGGTGTCAGCGGAGGCATCGCGGCGTACAAGGCGTGTCTGCTGCTGCGCCGCCTGTCGGAGCAAGGCCATGAGGTCACGGTCATTCCGACTGAGGCGGCGCTGCGCTTCGTCGGCGAACCAACCTGGGCGGCGCTCTCTGGCCGTCCGGTCCAACACGACGTGTGGACGTCCGTCCACGAGGTGCCGCACGTACGCCTGGGGCAGTCGGCCGACTTGGTCATCGTCGCTCCGGCCACGGCCGACCTGATCGCGAAGGCCGCGCACGGGTTGGCCGACGATTTGCTCACCAACACTCTGCTGACGACGCAGGCGCCAGTGGTGATCGCGCCGGCGATGCATACCGAGATGTGGCAGCACGCGGCGACCCAGGCCAATGTTGCGACCCTACGGGACCGCGGCCTGCACGTGATGGACCCCGCGAGCGGTCGACTCACTGGCTCCGATACCGGGCCAGGCCGGCTCGCCGAGCCCGAAGACATTGAGGCCTTCGCGCTGGCTGCCGTGCAGGAGAGCCTTGGCGCCGGTGGTGCTTCCGCATCATCAGCGCTCGATCTGGCCGGCACCCGGGTGCTGGTGAGCGCCGGTGGGACCCGGGAGCCACTGGATCCGGTGCGCTATCTCGGCAATCGCTCGAGCGGTAAACAAGGGCACGCACTAGCCGAGGACGCTTCGCGCCGTGGTGCCCAAGTCACCCTGGTCACCACCACTGACCGACCGGCCCCAACAGGTGCGGACGTCGTAGGCGTTGAAACCGCGCTCGAGATGCGTGATGCAGTGCTGAGTCGGGCCGCCGACCACGACATCGTGGTGATGGTCGCGGCCGTCGCGGATTTCCGGCCCAAGGCTCGAGTCGACAGCAAAATCAAGAAGACCATTGGCCAGGACGACGCTCCCACCATCGAACTCGTCCGTAATCCGGACATTCTGGCCGAACTCGTGCAACAGCGGGGCGAGGCACGCTTCCCCATCCTGGTGGGCTTTGCCGCAGAGACCGGGGATCGCGACGGGGGAGTGCTCGACCATGCCCGCGCGAAGTTGATTCGCAAAGGCTGTGATCTGTTGGTAGCCAACGAAGTCGGTGACGGCGTGACCTTTGGCCAAGACACCTCCACGGTCCATCTACTACGTCTGGCCCACCCCGATGAGGTGCAGACCATCGGTCCTGCCGATAAGGATGTCGTGGCGCGCGCGGTGTGGGATGTCGCCGTTGAGATGCACTCCTGGTCCTAG
- a CDS encoding VOC family protein, whose amino-acid sequence MDQRVSFITLAVRDLAESRRFYVDGLGWNPELEEPGEVLMFRAGPQLILSLWVRSEFAREVGEPYDGRGIVPITLSHNVSRPEEVDAILVDAQRAGASEVGAAQERAWGGYTGYFADPDGFRWEVAHNPGPIGLSVLPT is encoded by the coding sequence ATGGATCAACGGGTCTCCTTCATCACCCTCGCCGTGCGCGACCTCGCCGAGTCACGGCGGTTCTATGTCGATGGGCTTGGATGGAACCCGGAGTTGGAGGAGCCGGGGGAGGTCTTGATGTTCCGTGCGGGGCCGCAACTGATCTTGTCGCTTTGGGTTCGCTCGGAGTTTGCCCGCGAGGTAGGCGAACCCTACGACGGCCGAGGCATCGTACCGATCACCCTCTCGCACAACGTTTCTCGCCCGGAGGAGGTGGACGCGATTTTGGTGGATGCGCAACGGGCGGGTGCCTCAGAGGTGGGCGCCGCTCAAGAACGTGCGTGGGGTGGCTACACCGGGTACTTCGCTGACCCGGACGGTTTCCGTTGGGAAGTGGCCCACAACCCAGGTCCGATTGGTCTGTCTGTCCTTCCGACCTGA
- the pyrF gene encoding orotidine-5'-phosphate decarboxylase, producing MIDASQAYGARLGAAVDAHGPLCVGIDPHAGLLKAWGLTDDLDGLRRFCDTVVESLAGQVALAKPQSAFFERHGAGGVAVLEHTLAMLREVGVLSLLDVKRGDVGSTMDAYAEAYLAEDSPLRADAITLSPYLGVGSLQPAFDLADQTGRGVFVLALTSNPEGASVQRASLDGISVAGSVIEAVTARNVRERSAGRFGSTGMVVGATTGKHIADLGLGEALAASRAPLLAPGLGAQGADVDDLDRGFGSAYPLVLPSSSRGILEAGPSPAGLRAAIRRQADDLQG from the coding sequence GTGATCGACGCAAGCCAGGCCTACGGCGCTCGATTGGGCGCGGCCGTGGATGCTCACGGCCCGCTCTGCGTGGGTATCGACCCACACGCCGGTTTGTTGAAGGCCTGGGGGCTGACCGACGACCTAGACGGGCTTCGGCGCTTTTGTGACACGGTGGTGGAGTCGTTGGCGGGACAGGTCGCACTGGCCAAACCGCAATCAGCCTTCTTCGAGCGGCACGGAGCGGGCGGGGTCGCCGTGTTGGAGCACACGCTGGCGATGCTGCGTGAGGTGGGAGTACTCAGCCTGCTTGACGTCAAGCGAGGCGATGTCGGGTCGACGATGGATGCCTACGCCGAGGCCTACCTCGCCGAGGATTCGCCGTTGCGCGCGGATGCGATCACGCTCAGCCCGTACCTGGGTGTCGGCTCCCTGCAGCCAGCATTTGACCTTGCGGACCAGACCGGCCGGGGAGTGTTTGTCCTGGCCTTGACCTCGAACCCCGAGGGCGCGTCCGTGCAGCGGGCCAGCCTGGACGGCATCAGCGTTGCGGGCTCGGTCATCGAGGCCGTGACCGCGCGCAACGTCCGGGAGCGCAGCGCGGGCAGGTTCGGCAGTACAGGGATGGTCGTGGGGGCGACCACCGGCAAGCACATCGCCGACCTGGGTCTCGGGGAAGCGTTGGCGGCTTCGCGCGCACCATTACTCGCCCCCGGCTTGGGCGCCCAGGGCGCGGATGTCGACGACCTCGATCGCGGCTTCGGTTCGGCGTACCCCTTGGTGCTGCCGTCTTCCTCGCGGGGAATTCTTGAGGCAGGTCCCTCGCCTGCGGGACTGCGCGCCGCCATCAGACGACAGGCCGATGACCTCCAGGGTTGA
- the fmt gene encoding methionyl-tRNA formyltransferase — protein sequence MCDVTSTGLRVVFAGTPEVAVPSLRALLVSRHEVVGVVTRPDARSGRGRREAASPIRAVAGEHDLPVLTPQRPSDPDFLAHLQEWAPDVCPVVAYGALVPRAALDIPALGWVNLHFSLLPAWRGAAPVQHAILHGDEVTGASTFLLEEGLDTGPVLGTMTETVRPNDTSGDLLGRLADGGAGLLTATLDALADGAVTPVAQANDGVSLAPKLTPVDAQIDWQQPGFAVDRRIRACTPAPGAWTTHRGARLKIFPVEVAASRELEPGQVRAGKREVLVGTGAGDVCLGRVQPQGKKLMAAADWARGIRISENEVLGG from the coding sequence ATGTGCGACGTGACCAGCACGGGCCTCCGCGTGGTGTTCGCCGGGACCCCAGAGGTCGCGGTGCCCTCGTTGCGGGCGCTGTTGGTATCACGGCACGAGGTCGTCGGCGTGGTGACCCGGCCAGATGCGCGCTCAGGTCGAGGCCGCCGCGAGGCCGCGTCACCGATCCGTGCGGTCGCGGGCGAACACGACCTGCCGGTGCTGACGCCGCAGCGTCCATCCGATCCAGACTTCCTTGCACACCTTCAGGAGTGGGCTCCAGATGTCTGCCCGGTGGTGGCCTACGGCGCCCTGGTGCCGCGCGCGGCCCTGGACATTCCGGCTTTGGGTTGGGTCAACCTGCACTTCTCTTTGTTGCCTGCTTGGCGTGGCGCAGCACCGGTCCAACACGCAATTCTGCACGGCGACGAAGTGACCGGCGCGAGTACCTTCCTCCTGGAGGAAGGTCTGGACACCGGTCCGGTGCTGGGGACGATGACCGAAACTGTGCGGCCCAATGACACGAGCGGCGACCTGCTCGGACGCCTTGCTGACGGGGGAGCAGGACTGCTCACCGCAACTCTGGACGCACTTGCCGACGGGGCTGTCACGCCCGTCGCGCAGGCCAACGACGGTGTCAGCCTGGCGCCGAAACTGACGCCGGTTGACGCCCAGATCGATTGGCAGCAGCCGGGATTCGCGGTCGACCGTCGAATCCGAGCCTGCACCCCGGCGCCTGGTGCTTGGACCACGCATCGTGGGGCGCGGCTCAAGATCTTTCCCGTGGAGGTCGCAGCGAGCCGGGAATTGGAACCAGGGCAGGTCCGGGCTGGCAAGCGCGAGGTACTGGTCGGCACAGGCGCCGGCGATGTGTGCCTGGGACGCGTGCAGCCCCAAGGCAAGAAGCTCATGGCCGCCGCCGATTGGGCGCGTGGCATCCGAATCAGTGAGAACGAGGTGCTCGGTGGCTGA
- a CDS encoding primosomal protein N' → MGAEHSHGDGQLHLSVPVAVPARRASGGTVAIADVDPIAVVRCETGLPHLDRPFEYLVPQAAAQDAVPGARVRVRFAGQDVAGFIVARRSTAEHEGKLAPLRTVVSSEPVLTASTLDLAERVAARYAGTVEDVLRLAIPPRHARAEKALSMTGERPHVAVPESLGPWEHYPAGPALVGRITAGGDPAASWLCHPGAPSADAADPRSWSRCVASLAGHALAAGRGVLILVPDSADVDELDAAMTAALGTHQHVRLSADQGAQARYTAWLKVLRGHVRCVIGTRAAAYAPVTDLGLIVSWDDGDDSFAEPRAPYAPTREVLRLRAEADGAALVLGGYTRSVPVQQWLEDGFVRAVEPAKGARRPALVYVAGEDHDVARDGPAARAHLPSSAWRAAKKALELGPVLVQVPRRGYLPSLSCQTCRRPSRCQACQGPLSQPARAARPVCRWCGTEADRVVCPSCGDDRVRSGVVGASRTAEELGRAFPGVPVIQSSGTTDRPEVGDTPALVIATPGAEPTATSGYAATLLLDAWALLDRPALDAGAEAFRRWCAAAALTRSRDDQGAVVLCGAPTHTTLPPVEALVRWAPAWYAEREVHDRRELGQPPASWMAMLTGGRAAVQGLLDVVELTDDAIVLGPLEMPTRAGGEGSVQALIRASHDSGPRLAKALHDARSVRSARKTPGSVQVRIDPHPSLL, encoded by the coding sequence ATGGGCGCAGAACACTCGCACGGGGACGGACAACTTCACCTGTCCGTCCCCGTTGCTGTGCCAGCACGCCGCGCTTCCGGTGGGACTGTTGCTATCGCCGACGTCGATCCCATCGCGGTCGTGCGATGTGAGACCGGGCTGCCACACCTGGACCGCCCGTTCGAATACCTGGTCCCGCAGGCGGCTGCGCAGGATGCTGTTCCGGGCGCGCGGGTACGTGTCCGATTCGCCGGGCAGGACGTTGCCGGGTTTATCGTGGCGCGGCGCTCCACGGCTGAGCACGAAGGAAAATTAGCTCCGCTGCGCACCGTGGTCAGTTCCGAGCCGGTGCTGACAGCCAGCACGCTCGATCTCGCCGAGCGGGTTGCAGCGCGCTATGCGGGAACGGTCGAAGATGTCCTCCGCCTCGCGATCCCCCCGCGACATGCCCGGGCCGAAAAGGCGTTGTCCATGACGGGCGAGCGGCCCCACGTCGCGGTGCCCGAATCGTTGGGGCCGTGGGAGCACTACCCGGCCGGGCCAGCGCTAGTGGGGCGCATCACCGCTGGGGGAGACCCGGCGGCAAGTTGGCTGTGCCACCCGGGCGCGCCATCGGCTGATGCGGCGGACCCGCGATCGTGGTCCAGGTGTGTGGCGAGCCTGGCCGGGCATGCGCTGGCCGCCGGGCGCGGGGTGCTCATCCTGGTCCCGGATAGCGCCGATGTCGATGAGCTCGATGCGGCCATGACGGCTGCGTTAGGCACCCACCAGCATGTCCGTCTCAGCGCCGACCAGGGCGCGCAGGCTAGATATACCGCTTGGCTCAAAGTTCTCCGTGGCCATGTGCGGTGTGTGATCGGCACTCGCGCGGCGGCCTATGCACCAGTCACGGACCTGGGTCTGATCGTGAGTTGGGATGACGGGGATGATTCCTTCGCCGAGCCCCGCGCGCCGTACGCGCCGACGCGTGAGGTGTTGAGACTGCGGGCGGAGGCCGATGGTGCTGCCCTTGTCCTGGGTGGTTACACCCGGTCGGTACCCGTCCAGCAGTGGCTCGAGGACGGCTTTGTCCGGGCGGTCGAGCCCGCGAAAGGTGCGCGGCGGCCTGCCCTGGTCTACGTCGCGGGCGAGGACCACGACGTGGCCCGCGATGGCCCGGCAGCGCGCGCTCACCTGCCGAGCTCCGCGTGGCGAGCGGCCAAGAAGGCGCTCGAACTCGGGCCAGTCCTCGTTCAAGTGCCGCGCCGCGGTTATCTGCCCTCCCTGTCCTGCCAGACCTGCCGTCGACCGAGCCGATGTCAGGCATGTCAAGGACCGCTGTCCCAGCCAGCGCGGGCCGCCCGTCCGGTCTGCCGTTGGTGCGGCACCGAGGCAGACCGAGTGGTCTGCCCCTCCTGTGGCGACGATCGAGTGCGGTCCGGTGTAGTCGGGGCGTCTCGAACCGCTGAAGAACTCGGCCGGGCGTTCCCTGGCGTGCCCGTGATCCAGTCCAGTGGAACCACTGATCGGCCCGAAGTCGGCGACACCCCGGCGCTGGTTATCGCTACCCCCGGGGCCGAACCGACGGCGACCAGCGGTTATGCCGCGACGCTGCTCCTCGATGCGTGGGCCCTGCTCGACCGGCCAGCGTTGGACGCTGGCGCTGAAGCTTTTCGTAGGTGGTGCGCGGCCGCGGCTCTGACCCGGTCCAGGGACGACCAAGGCGCGGTCGTCCTGTGCGGTGCGCCCACGCATACGACACTTCCACCCGTCGAAGCACTCGTGAGGTGGGCTCCGGCGTGGTACGCCGAGCGCGAGGTGCACGACCGGCGAGAGCTGGGACAGCCGCCAGCATCCTGGATGGCGATGCTGACTGGTGGGCGCGCCGCGGTTCAGGGCTTGCTTGATGTGGTGGAACTGACCGATGACGCGATCGTGCTTGGCCCACTGGAGATGCCGACGCGCGCCGGTGGCGAAGGCAGCGTGCAGGCGCTGATTCGTGCTTCGCATGACTCGGGTCCGCGATTGGCCAAGGCGTTGCACGATGCCCGGAGCGTACGCAGCGCCCGGAAGACGCCGGGAAGTGTGCAGGTTCGCATCGACCCCCACCCCAGCCTGCTGTAG
- the mihF gene encoding integration host factor, actinobacterial type, protein MALPSLTPEQRAEALEKAARARRERAAVKNRLKHAQGSLREVIESGRTNEVIGKMKVSALLESLPGVGRVRARHIMAEVGISESRRVRGLGVNQTAALLLRFENRV, encoded by the coding sequence GTGGCACTTCCTTCACTGACCCCCGAGCAACGCGCGGAGGCATTAGAGAAGGCTGCCAGGGCTCGGCGTGAGCGGGCAGCGGTCAAGAATCGGCTGAAGCACGCCCAGGGTTCCCTGCGCGAGGTGATCGAGAGTGGCAGGACCAACGAGGTCATCGGAAAGATGAAGGTATCCGCCCTGCTGGAGTCCTTGCCCGGAGTGGGCCGGGTACGCGCCCGACACATCATGGCCGAGGTCGGTATCTCGGAGAGCCGGCGCGTGCGTGGACTCGGAGTCAACCAAACGGCCGCCCTCCTCCTCCGCTTCGAGAACCGAGTCTGA
- the rpoZ gene encoding DNA-directed RNA polymerase subunit omega: protein MSGTKAAPEGITNPPIDDLLQLADSKYALVIYSAKRARQINAYYSQLSEGLLEYVGPLVDSQVNDKPLSVSLREINERLLTMERQEA from the coding sequence GTGTCTGGCACAAAGGCCGCCCCCGAAGGCATCACGAACCCCCCGATCGACGACCTGCTTCAGCTCGCTGACAGCAAGTACGCCTTGGTCATCTACTCAGCTAAGCGCGCCCGTCAGATCAACGCCTACTACTCCCAGCTCTCCGAAGGACTGCTGGAGTATGTCGGGCCGCTGGTCGACTCACAGGTCAACGACAAGCCGTTGTCGGTGTCGCTACGCGAGATCAACGAGCGCCTCCTCACGATGGAGCGCCAGGAAGCCTGA